Proteins encoded within one genomic window of Thermodesulfobacteriota bacterium:
- the pgm gene encoding phosphoglucomutase (alpha-D-glucose-1,6-bisphosphate-dependent), giving the protein MNVSPLAGKPVAPSMLVDVPRLVTAYYSEIPDYTVPGERVSFGTSGHRGSPFDKTFNEHHILSVAQAVCLYRARQGINGPLFLGMDTHAVSTPAFVSVLEVLAANGAQVMIPERDEYTPTPVISHAILGYNRGRTAGLADGIVITPSHNPPDDGGIKYNPPSGGPAEPDVTGWIESKANEFLQNNLEGVERIPYEKALRADTTHRHDYLDAYVSDLGNVIDMDAIRGSGISLGVDPLGGAGVHYWQPIAERYGLNLKVVNETVDPTFRFMTVDWDRKIRMDPSSPYAMQSLIRLKDSFEIAFACDTDHDRHGIVTKSAGLLPPNHYLSVMIFYLFQHRPEWANGTAVGKTVVSSSMIDRVTAKIGRKLYEVPVGFKWFVEGLLDGSLGFGGEESAGASFLRRDGAVWTTDKDGIVPALLSAEITARMGRDPGEIYRELTRDLGDPVYDRIEAPATPEQKKALSRLSPEQVRSTELAGEKITAVLTKAPGNGSPIGGLKISAESGWFAARPSGTESIYKIYAESFKGEEHLRRIQEEAQAIVDGVLGAAGKN; this is encoded by the coding sequence ATGAACGTGAGTCCACTTGCAGGAAAGCCCGTCGCGCCTTCGATGCTGGTCGACGTGCCGAGGCTCGTAACCGCCTACTACAGCGAGATCCCGGATTACACTGTTCCCGGGGAGAGGGTCTCTTTCGGCACGTCGGGTCATCGCGGCTCCCCCTTCGACAAGACGTTCAACGAGCATCACATACTATCGGTCGCCCAGGCCGTTTGCCTTTACCGCGCCCGGCAGGGAATAAACGGGCCGCTCTTTTTAGGCATGGACACCCATGCGGTATCGACGCCCGCTTTCGTCAGCGTGCTCGAAGTGCTGGCGGCAAACGGGGCCCAAGTCATGATACCGGAGCGCGACGAATACACGCCGACGCCCGTCATCTCGCATGCCATCCTGGGGTACAACAGGGGGCGTACCGCCGGCCTCGCGGACGGCATAGTTATAACGCCCTCTCACAACCCGCCCGACGACGGGGGCATAAAGTATAACCCGCCGAGCGGCGGCCCGGCCGAGCCGGACGTCACCGGCTGGATCGAATCGAAGGCCAACGAATTCCTTCAGAATAACCTCGAGGGCGTTGAGAGGATTCCCTACGAGAAGGCCCTTCGCGCGGACACGACGCACCGCCACGATTATCTCGATGCCTACGTGAGCGACCTCGGGAACGTGATAGACATGGACGCCATACGCGGCTCGGGGATAAGCCTCGGCGTGGACCCCCTGGGGGGCGCGGGCGTTCATTACTGGCAGCCCATAGCAGAGCGTTACGGACTCAATCTAAAGGTCGTAAACGAAACAGTAGACCCGACGTTTCGGTTCATGACCGTCGACTGGGACAGAAAGATACGAATGGACCCTTCCTCGCCCTACGCGATGCAGAGCCTGATAAGGCTTAAAGACAGCTTCGAGATAGCCTTTGCCTGCGACACGGACCACGACCGTCACGGTATCGTCACGAAGAGCGCCGGCCTACTCCCTCCGAACCATTACCTTTCCGTCATGATCTTCTATCTGTTCCAGCACCGACCGGAATGGGCGAATGGAACGGCCGTAGGAAAGACGGTCGTAAGCAGCAGCATGATAGACCGCGTCACGGCGAAGATAGGACGAAAGCTCTACGAAGTGCCGGTCGGATTCAAATGGTTCGTGGAGGGACTTCTCGACGGCTCGCTCGGATTCGGGGGCGAGGAGAGCGCGGGCGCTTCGTTCCTCCGCAGGGACGGCGCTGTATGGACGACGGACAAGGACGGCATCGTCCCGGCCCTTCTCTCGGCCGAGATAACCGCGCGCATGGGACGAGACCCCGGCGAGATATACCGGGAGCTAACCCGTGATCTTGGCGATCCCGTCTACGACAGGATAGAGGCCCCGGCAACCCCAGAGCAGAAGAAGGCGCTTTCAAGACTCTCCCCTGAGCAGGTAAGATCGACCGAGCTCGCGGGTGAGAAAATAACAGCCGTCCTCACCAAGGCCCCCGGGAACGGAAGCCCAATCGGGGGGCTCAAGATCTCGGCCGAGAGCGGATGGTTCGCGGCGCGCCCGTCGGGGACGGAAAGCATTTACAAGATATACGCCGAAAGTTTTAAGGGAGAGGAGCATCTCCGCCGCATACAGGAAGAAGCGCAGGCGATCGTAGACGGCGTCCTCGGCGCGGCCGGCAAGAATTAA
- a CDS encoding autotransporter outer membrane beta-barrel domain-containing protein yields the protein MPKKIFCAAAMLLISATGGAAVYGQTEIIRPRSLGMYGNASLLFQAPTPYRTLDGDKRYVYPFYQYLDLNAAYPEHNVYFNTFFRGREILGGDEESLDVYNAFVQFSNMPGTYEVRLGRQAVTEGVNFVLMDGALVRLKPIHGLEITAYGGYQENDLQPEPERPGDSFGLFGVKLKTDAILGSVITVGYELYAPDDFSARQFVNASFKRAVPFTDFADVYALAEVDVGEGNLALLTTGVGIVVLRSLYLNLEYDNYEMDKDRNEYKLDPIFDIFSVGRLQQARVGLTFVPASYLEIKGSYSYSHYDHAEDESTNGNIAKLGFTFNFWKEIGLRAFQGFYYIDAGGDTDYAVGLNTSLYQEVMTGWEIQFAFAYAYYDKITNQSGNAFSYILGSDYVILKDLVLRTAVEFNTNPDFHRDIRVDLGLSYYFSTSM from the coding sequence ATGCCGAAAAAGATTTTCTGTGCCGCAGCCATGTTACTGATATCGGCAACGGGGGGAGCTGCGGTCTATGGACAGACGGAGATAATACGCCCCAGAAGCCTCGGCATGTATGGAAACGCCTCGCTCCTCTTCCAGGCCCCCACCCCTTACCGGACCCTCGACGGCGATAAGAGGTACGTTTATCCCTTCTACCAGTACCTCGACCTCAACGCGGCGTACCCCGAGCACAACGTTTACTTCAACACGTTCTTCCGGGGAAGGGAGATTCTGGGCGGCGACGAGGAATCGCTCGACGTCTACAATGCCTTCGTACAGTTTTCGAATATGCCCGGCACGTATGAAGTGAGACTCGGCAGGCAGGCCGTGACCGAGGGGGTCAACTTCGTCCTCATGGACGGCGCCCTCGTGAGGCTCAAGCCCATTCACGGGCTCGAGATAACCGCTTATGGCGGATACCAGGAAAACGACCTTCAGCCCGAGCCCGAAAGGCCCGGGGACAGCTTCGGGCTGTTCGGCGTCAAGCTCAAGACGGACGCCATACTGGGCTCGGTGATAACCGTGGGATACGAGCTTTACGCGCCGGACGATTTTTCGGCGAGGCAGTTCGTAAACGCCTCGTTCAAAAGGGCCGTCCCCTTTACCGACTTCGCCGACGTTTACGCGCTCGCCGAGGTAGACGTGGGCGAAGGGAATCTCGCGCTCCTGACGACAGGCGTAGGCATCGTGGTGCTGAGGTCCCTCTACCTTAATCTCGAATACGACAACTACGAAATGGACAAGGACAGGAACGAGTACAAGCTCGACCCGATATTCGACATATTCTCCGTGGGGAGGCTCCAGCAGGCGAGGGTCGGCCTCACTTTCGTTCCCGCCTCGTACCTCGAAATCAAGGGGAGCTACTCGTATTCACACTACGACCACGCAGAGGACGAGAGCACGAACGGCAACATAGCGAAGCTCGGATTCACCTTCAATTTTTGGAAAGAGATAGGCCTAAGGGCCTTTCAGGGCTTCTACTATATAGATGCGGGCGGGGACACCGACTACGCCGTCGGCCTCAACACCAGCCTGTATCAGGAGGTGATGACAGGATGGGAGATCCAGTTCGCCTTCGCCTACGCCTATTACGACAAGATAACGAACCAGAGCGGAAACGCCTTCAGCTACATACTGGGAAGCGACTACGTGATTCTCAAGGACCTCGTCCTCAGAACGGCGGTCGAATTCAACACGAACCCCGATTTTCACAGGGACATAAGGGTGGACCTCGGACTCAGCTATTACTTTTCGACGAGCATGTGA
- a CDS encoding efflux RND transporter periplasmic adaptor subunit, with the protein MQEFPPARVTVTEALSQDVPVYLDEVGKCVALESVSIQPQVSGRITGIHFKDGAELKKGDPLFTIDQRPYKAALDLAEANLAKARADLELAKIQFARVEDLTDSRAVARQEYDTRKNAVDVAAALVEQSQAELDSARIDYDYTTIDSPINGRAGHRLVDIGNVVTANTTTLLTIQRLDPIYAEFTVTESDLGRVRQHMQDGTLRVEVRVPEEPDTPLQGELTFLDNAVSDPTGTVKLRATVPNLDRKLWPGQFIKVRLVLATKENAVLVPSAAVQDSAQGNFVYVVKEDSTAELRPVRVGQRQGGLVVLEEGVKAGERVILTGQLAVAPDAKVEVVDEGAREDGADAAPGGGM; encoded by the coding sequence ATGCAGGAGTTCCCGCCCGCGAGGGTGACTGTAACCGAGGCTTTATCGCAGGACGTCCCCGTGTATCTCGACGAGGTCGGAAAGTGCGTCGCGCTCGAATCGGTTTCCATTCAGCCGCAGGTCTCCGGACGGATTACGGGCATCCATTTCAAGGACGGGGCCGAGCTCAAAAAGGGCGACCCTCTTTTCACGATAGACCAGAGGCCGTACAAGGCCGCGCTCGACCTCGCCGAGGCGAACCTCGCCAAGGCCAGGGCGGACCTCGAGCTTGCAAAAATCCAGTTCGCCCGCGTCGAGGACCTCACGGATTCGAGGGCTGTGGCTCGTCAGGAATACGATACGAGGAAAAATGCCGTGGACGTCGCGGCGGCCCTCGTCGAGCAGAGCCAGGCCGAGCTCGATTCCGCGCGAATAGATTACGACTATACGACGATAGACTCGCCCATAAACGGCCGTGCGGGGCACAGGCTCGTAGACATCGGGAACGTCGTCACGGCGAACACGACCACTCTTCTCACGATACAACGCCTCGATCCCATATACGCCGAGTTCACAGTTACGGAGAGCGACCTCGGAAGGGTTAGGCAGCATATGCAGGACGGGACGCTCAGGGTCGAGGTCCGTGTGCCCGAGGAGCCGGACACGCCGCTTCAGGGCGAGCTGACATTCCTGGACAATGCGGTCAGCGATCCTACCGGCACAGTGAAGCTGAGGGCGACCGTGCCCAATCTCGACCGCAAGCTCTGGCCCGGGCAGTTCATCAAGGTAAGGCTCGTTCTGGCTACGAAGGAAAACGCCGTCCTCGTGCCGTCCGCGGCCGTTCAGGATTCGGCGCAGGGGAATTTCGTTTACGTGGTGAAGGAAGATTCCACCGCCGAGCTAAGGCCCGTGAGGGTAGGGCAGAGGCAGGGCGGCCTCGTCGTCCTGGAAGAAGGTGTGAAAGCTGGAGAGCGGGTCATTCTTACCGGCCAGCTCGCCGTTGCCCCGGACGCCAAGGTCGAGGTCGTGGATGAAGGCGCACGGGAAGACGGGGCGGACGCGGCGCCCGGGGGTGGTATGTGA
- a CDS encoding OmcA/MtrC family decaheme c-type cytochrome, giving the protein MFRAFAFSFLIISISGGCSSGGGGGIQPTPPPSSGENKLNIEILDASIGDDNRAVATIKLTDENGSPITRDGVSISFIIARIVESGEYIDYITRIQEGAVQASSENGGDYEQLGPGLYSYRFVTELPADYDRSRTHTVALYAEKVIGSQAFVSNATFDFVPDGGTVRTVRDIAATESCNSCHDPLALHGGVRRDVGVCITCHTSKIMDPETGEIVDQIDPQSGNNIGFNIMIHKIHMGEMLPSVEAGDPYYIVGFNDSVHDYSTVVFPQDNRNCTKCHDESVAVQANDYKLKPTRASCGSCHDDVDFAAAINHPTVQLNDNNCSGCHIPQSGTEFDISVTGSHTVPLRASSLPGLNFALLGVRSAETGDTRVGPGEHAVVTFSLKTNAGEVIDIGEMGSIALVIAGPTTDYNIQDYSGTGVEIPGLNNVLRETPSDAEGPDENGNYTYTFGGIIPPNATGTYAVGIEGRINRMVGGENRILFEEVQEAGRNQVYYFAVTDPVPVPRRIVVDNSTDDEYCSACHGVFSKDFSVHGNLRNDTEYCVLCHNPSNDDILVRPVEEGQTAVTASIDFREMIHKIHTGDNLSVKPYIIYGRGGSVHDFSQVLNPGNTSDCGACHLPNTNILDPGNGILGPGILATVNREFTKVDGENVVLATLSTQPVITVCTSCHDDVGVTADGAALTGENHLGGPQPETACVNCHAAGDPLGAAEVHLPPLTPAKRINRPMPE; this is encoded by the coding sequence TTGTTTCGTGCTTTTGCTTTCTCTTTCCTGATAATATCCATCAGCGGCGGGTGCAGTAGCGGTGGCGGCGGGGGCATTCAGCCCACACCTCCCCCTTCCTCCGGTGAGAACAAGCTCAACATAGAGATACTCGACGCCTCCATAGGCGACGATAACCGCGCCGTCGCAACCATAAAGCTAACGGACGAAAACGGAAGCCCCATAACGAGAGACGGCGTATCCATAAGCTTCATAATAGCGAGGATAGTCGAGAGCGGTGAATACATCGACTACATCACCCGCATCCAGGAAGGCGCGGTGCAGGCGTCCTCCGAGAACGGGGGCGATTACGAGCAGCTCGGCCCCGGGCTCTACAGTTACAGGTTCGTAACCGAGCTGCCCGCGGATTACGACAGGAGCCGGACGCATACCGTCGCGCTCTACGCCGAGAAGGTTATAGGCAGCCAGGCTTTCGTTTCCAATGCGACGTTCGACTTCGTTCCGGACGGCGGCACGGTGAGGACGGTAAGGGACATAGCCGCGACGGAGTCCTGTAACTCCTGCCACGACCCGCTAGCGCTTCACGGCGGCGTGAGAAGGGACGTCGGCGTCTGTATCACGTGCCACACGAGCAAGATAATGGACCCCGAAACCGGCGAGATCGTAGACCAGATAGACCCCCAATCCGGAAACAACATCGGCTTTAACATAATGATCCACAAGATTCACATGGGTGAGATGCTTCCGAGCGTCGAAGCCGGGGACCCTTACTATATTGTAGGTTTCAACGACTCCGTTCACGATTACTCGACCGTGGTGTTCCCACAGGACAACAGGAACTGCACGAAGTGTCACGACGAATCGGTCGCCGTACAGGCCAACGACTACAAGCTGAAGCCCACGCGGGCCTCGTGCGGCTCCTGCCACGACGACGTCGATTTCGCCGCGGCGATCAATCACCCGACTGTACAGCTGAACGACAACAACTGCTCGGGGTGCCACATTCCGCAATCGGGAACCGAGTTCGACATTTCGGTCACGGGCTCCCATACCGTTCCCCTCAGAGCGTCGAGCCTCCCCGGGCTTAACTTCGCCCTCCTGGGCGTAAGGAGCGCCGAGACCGGCGATACGAGGGTCGGCCCCGGAGAGCATGCGGTTGTAACCTTCAGCCTTAAGACAAACGCCGGCGAGGTCATAGACATCGGGGAGATGGGCTCCATAGCCCTCGTCATAGCCGGCCCGACCACGGACTACAACATACAGGACTACAGCGGCACGGGCGTAGAGATTCCGGGCCTAAACAACGTCCTCCGCGAGACACCGTCCGACGCCGAGGGGCCGGACGAGAACGGTAACTACACCTACACGTTCGGCGGAATAATACCGCCGAACGCCACCGGGACCTACGCCGTCGGCATCGAGGGCCGTATAAACCGCATGGTAGGCGGAGAGAACCGCATACTGTTCGAGGAAGTGCAGGAGGCAGGAAGGAACCAGGTCTATTACTTCGCCGTCACCGACCCTGTACCCGTTCCGAGGCGGATCGTCGTCGATAACAGCACCGACGACGAGTATTGCAGCGCCTGCCACGGCGTATTCTCGAAGGACTTCAGCGTGCACGGCAACCTCCGTAACGACACCGAGTACTGCGTCCTCTGCCACAATCCGTCGAACGACGACATACTGGTAAGGCCTGTCGAAGAAGGGCAGACGGCAGTCACAGCCTCCATAGATTTCAGGGAAATGATTCACAAGATACACACGGGCGACAATCTCTCCGTCAAGCCCTACATAATCTACGGGCGCGGCGGCAGCGTTCACGACTTCAGCCAGGTTCTGAACCCCGGCAATACGAGCGACTGCGGTGCGTGCCACCTGCCCAACACGAACATACTCGACCCCGGGAACGGCATACTCGGCCCGGGAATACTGGCCACGGTAAACAGGGAATTCACGAAGGTAGACGGCGAGAACGTAGTCCTTGCGACATTATCGACGCAGCCGGTGATTACGGTCTGCACGTCGTGCCACGACGACGTCGGCGTGACGGCCGACGGCGCGGCGCTTACGGGCGAGAATCATCTCGGAGGGCCGCAGCCCGAGACGGCCTGCGTTAACTGCCACGCCGCCGGAGACCCGCTCGGGGCGGCCGAGGTGCACCTGCCTCCCCTCACGCCGGCGAAGCGCATAAACAGGCCTATGCCTGAATAA
- a CDS encoding NapC/NirT family cytochrome c, with product MNPFEESVQAASSGGISLVAWIVIGLSVVCIALILIIMTRDPKKVSEPSGKWMLLLVFFILSPTAYLLNFSVAIEDSKTVDFCNSCHVMHGYVNDLRNPDSEYLASAHYQSRWIADNQCFTCHSDYGLFGNMKAKMTGIRHVWAYYTGYETPVKLYTTYNNKICLRCHAPTPAFQEEDMHIENADDIMSSKMSCLGLDCHVRPHPEEAWKEQ from the coding sequence ATGAACCCCTTCGAAGAAAGCGTGCAGGCGGCGAGCTCGGGAGGAATCTCTCTCGTCGCCTGGATAGTAATCGGGCTGTCCGTCGTTTGCATCGCCCTCATACTGATCATCATGACGAGGGACCCGAAGAAGGTGTCGGAGCCATCCGGGAAGTGGATGCTTCTCCTCGTCTTCTTCATACTCTCCCCGACCGCGTATCTCCTCAATTTCAGCGTGGCCATAGAGGATTCGAAGACCGTGGACTTCTGTAATTCATGCCACGTCATGCACGGGTACGTGAACGACCTCAGGAACCCCGACAGCGAATACCTTGCATCGGCGCATTATCAGTCCCGCTGGATCGCCGACAACCAGTGCTTCACGTGCCATTCGGACTACGGCCTTTTCGGGAACATGAAGGCGAAGATGACGGGGATACGCCACGTATGGGCTTACTACACGGGGTACGAGACACCGGTCAAGCTCTACACGACGTATAACAACAAGATATGCCTCAGGTGTCACGCTCCAACCCCGGCGTTTCAGGAGGAGGACATGCACATCGAGAACGCCGACGATATAATGTCCAGCAAGATGTCGTGCCTGGGGCTCGACTGCCACGTAAGACCGCATCCCGAGGAGGCATGGAAAGAACAATGA
- a CDS encoding LLM class F420-dependent oxidoreductase, with the protein MKIGLQIVEFDWPGNPGNVGRKLSDIAGAADEAGFASLWTMDHLFQMDMPDLGVSPEDPMLESYTTLGYLVSVTKRVRLGSMVTGVIYRNPGHLIKTVTTLDVLSGGRAYFGIGAAWYERESLGLGYPFPNMTERMERLEETLRIAKLMWSGEVKPYTGKHYRLAEPMNNPLPLSKPHPPILVGGVGEKKTLRLVAKYADACNLYTPPFISWEDMTRKLDVLKRHCEEAGRPYEEIERTALGVVKLGEGGMSVPEFIALCRKLADEGIQHFIVSMPDTHDIKPIELIGREIIPEVAGF; encoded by the coding sequence ATGAAAATAGGGCTCCAGATCGTGGAATTCGACTGGCCGGGAAATCCGGGCAATGTCGGCCGGAAGCTTTCGGATATAGCCGGGGCGGCGGACGAAGCGGGCTTCGCCAGCCTCTGGACGATGGACCATCTCTTCCAGATGGATATGCCGGATCTGGGTGTATCGCCCGAGGACCCGATGCTCGAAAGTTACACCACGCTCGGGTATCTTGTGTCGGTCACAAAGCGCGTACGCCTTGGCTCCATGGTCACAGGCGTCATATACAGGAACCCGGGGCACCTGATAAAAACCGTTACGACGCTCGACGTGCTGTCGGGCGGGCGCGCATATTTCGGCATAGGCGCGGCGTGGTACGAGCGCGAGTCCCTCGGATTGGGATATCCGTTCCCGAATATGACCGAGCGCATGGAGCGCCTCGAAGAAACGCTCCGGATCGCGAAGCTTATGTGGTCTGGCGAGGTCAAACCTTATACCGGGAAGCATTACCGCCTCGCCGAGCCGATGAATAATCCGCTTCCGCTCTCGAAGCCTCACCCTCCGATACTCGTGGGCGGCGTCGGGGAGAAAAAGACGCTCAGGCTCGTAGCGAAGTACGCGGACGCATGCAACCTCTACACCCCGCCGTTTATAAGCTGGGAGGATATGACGAGAAAGCTCGACGTGCTCAAGCGCCACTGCGAAGAAGCCGGACGCCCGTACGAAGAGATAGAGCGCACGGCTCTCGGAGTCGTAAAGCTGGGGGAGGGCGGGATGTCGGTTCCCGAATTCATTGCGCTCTGCCGGAAGCTGGCCGACGAAGGTATACAGCACTTCATCGTCAGCATGCCCGACACGCACGATATAAAGCCGATAGAGCTTATCGGGCGCGAGATTATCCCCGAGGTCGCCGGGTTTTAG
- a CDS encoding c-type cytochrome — protein MVQVFRNVYVLALLLVVPGAAFAQSVQEKGIAVFVEKRCYTCHTVKAEAAQVDAAKAAFAQSKGVELKEESGDKDAKGGDLSNVGAEEDAAWFATFLKDPKGYFLDTPECKKLAKQKDRKKFKGTDAELQDLTAWLATLKYGDMQEPGFENCLKEE, from the coding sequence ATGGTACAGGTATTCAGAAATGTTTACGTACTAGCTTTATTGCTGGTCGTCCCCGGGGCGGCCTTCGCCCAAAGCGTACAGGAAAAGGGAATAGCCGTCTTCGTCGAAAAGCGCTGTTATACGTGCCACACGGTAAAGGCCGAAGCCGCGCAGGTAGACGCCGCAAAGGCCGCGTTCGCCCAGTCGAAGGGCGTCGAGCTCAAGGAGGAAAGCGGCGACAAGGACGCCAAGGGCGGCGACCTCTCCAACGTGGGCGCCGAAGAGGACGCGGCATGGTTCGCCACGTTCCTCAAAGACCCCAAGGGCTATTTCCTCGACACCCCCGAGTGCAAGAAGCTCGCGAAGCAGAAGGACAGGAAGAAATTCAAGGGCACGGACGCCGAGCTCCAGGACCTTACGGCATGGCTCGCCACCCTGAAATACGGCGATATGCAGGAGCCGGGATTCGAGAACTGTCTGAAAGAAGAATAA